In Juglans regia cultivar Chandler chromosome 13, Walnut 2.0, whole genome shotgun sequence, the following proteins share a genomic window:
- the LOC108982659 gene encoding probable trehalose-phosphate phosphatase C, whose amino-acid sequence MMKLIAHARRSTQRVLMQQQHHHLDGRFIKNVRLVARRNKISLRSLGMGLQRSVSYKQRVQPIQRSTTKAENKGRDVSTNLRTPPFQSDLNTNDPVISLDSSYNSWVAEHPSALDSFDRMMKTAKGKRIVVFLDYDGTLSPIVDNPDRALMSDEMRAAVREVAKYFPTAIITGRSRDKVTEFVKLSNVYYAGSHGMDIMAPPRPVKSGTAGNDHQTIALDHRKEISTSHEVLFQPAKKFLPAIQEIFTMLEEKTEKIQGVRIEDNSFCVSVHFRQVREEDYGILEEKVKSVVKKYPEFHLTEGKMVLEVRPSIEWNKGHALEYLLDTLGFSNSSDVLPLYIGDDRSDEDAFKVIRSRGQGYPIIVSSIPKDTNALYSLQDPSEVLSFLLRLARWKKASFSSRTLHEYGF is encoded by the exons ATGATGAAATTGATCGCACATGCAAGAAGATCAACACAAAGAGTACTCATGCAACAGCAGCACCATCATCTTGATGGCCGATTTATTAAGAACGTAAGACTGGTGGCTAGAAGGAACAAGATCAGCCTTAGATCACTG GGAATGGGACTCCAAAGATCAGTTTCCTACAAACAAAGGGTGCAACCTATTCAGAGATCAACAACGAAAGCCGAGAACAAAGGTCGTGATGTCTCCACAAACTTGAGAACGCCGCCATTCCAGAGTGACCTTAACACAAATGATCCCGTAATATCTTTGGATTCAAGTTATAATTCTTGGGTG GCGGAGCACCCATCTGCATTAGACTCATTTGACAGAATGATGAAAACCGCAAAGGGGAAGAGGATTGTCGTGTTTTTAGATTACGACGGGACGCTCTCTCCTATTGTAGATAATCCCGATCGTGCCTTAATGTCTGATGAG ATGCGCGCAGCGGTACGTGAAGttgcaaaatattttccaacagCAATAATTACTGGTAGGAGCAGAGACAAG GTAACAGAATTTGTAAAGTTGAGTAATGTTTATTATGCTGGGAGCCATGGAATGGACATAATGGCCCCGCCAAGGCCAGTTAAGTCCGGTACTGCTGGCAATGATCACCAAACCATAGCCCTCGATCATAGAAAG GAGATCAGTACTAGTCATGAAGTTCTTTTTCAACCTGCTAAGAAATTCTTACCAGCAATTCAAGAG ATATTCACAATGTTAGAAGAAAAGACAGAGAAAATACAAGGTGTCAGGATAGAGGATAACAGCTTCTGCGTCTCTGTACATTTTCGGCAGGTTCGAGAAGAG gATTATGGCATCTTGGAAGAGAAGGTCAAGTCTGTAGTTAAAAAATATCCAGAGTTTCACCTAACTGAAGGCAAAATG GTTTTGGAAGTAAGACCATCCATAGAATGGAACAAAGGCCATGCCCTGGAATACTTACTCGACACTCTAGGGTTTAGCAACTCCAGTGATGTCCTCCCTTTGTACATTGGGGACGATCGAAGTGATGAAGATgcttttaag GTCATTCGAAGTAGAGGACAAGGGTATCCAATCATTGTGTCTTCAATTCCAAAGGATACGAATGCTTTATACTCTTTGCAAGACCCCTCGGAAGTACTATCATTCTTGTTAAGACTAGCAAGATGGAAGAAAGCATCTTTTTCGAGCAGAACACTTCATGAATATGGTTTTTAG